A single genomic interval of Gossypium raimondii isolate GPD5lz chromosome 11, ASM2569854v1, whole genome shotgun sequence harbors:
- the LOC105804431 gene encoding splicing factor SF3a60 homolog — translation MSSTLLEVTRAAHEDVEQLERLMVKDLQNDPPTAKDKLYQSHRVRNNIDTIISTTEKLIEIYEDKDNARKDEIAALGGQTATGINVFSAFYDRLKEIREYHRKHPAARLVNVNEEDEALLKEEPVIEFSGEEAFGRYLDLHELFNQYINSKFGSKIEYSAYLDVFSQPHNIPWKLKSTRQFREYMENLLEYLIYFFQRTEPLQDLDRIFSKVEAEFEEQWANGQVQGWEKQGQENEDDPAQHTMIDLDYYSTVEELMEVGPEKLKEALASLGLKTGGTVQQRAERLFLTKHTPLEKLDKKHFAKGSHGPRQNGSTAVSQDINSLKHIALMEAKMKKLSDLLSKTIEQTKENVVKKQALTYEEMEQEREEEETQVDTESDDEDQQIYNPLKLPMGWDGKPIPYWLYKLHGLGQEFKCEICGNYSYWGRRAFERHFKEWRHQHGMRCLGIPNTKNFNEITNIQEAQELWEKIRERQGVNKWRPDLEEEYEDKEGNIYNKKTYTDLQRQGLI, via the exons ATGTCGTCGACTCTACTCGAGGTGACTCGGGCTGCTCATGAAGATGTGGAACAGCTTGAGCGGCTCATGGTGAAGGACCTGCAAAATGATCCGCCTACTGCCAAAGATAAATTGTACCAGAGCCACCGCGTCCGCAATAATATTGACACCATCATCTCCACCACTGAGAAGCTA ATTGAGATATACGAAGATAAAGACAATGCTAGGAAAGATGAAATTGCTGCTCTTGGAGGTCAAACGGCTACTGGAATTAATGTCTTTAGTGCATTTTATGATAGATTGAAGGAG ATTCGTGAGTACCATAGAAAGCACCCAGCTGCTCGACTTGTCAATGTTAATGAAGAGGATGAGGCTTTACTTAAGGAAGAACCAGTTATTGAGTTCAGTGGCGAG GAAGCCTTTGGTCGGTACCTGGACCTGCACGAATTGTTCAATCAGTACATTAATTCTAAATTTGGATCCAAAATTGAATACTCAGCTTACCTCGACGTCTTTTCACAGCCGCACAATATCCCTTGGAAATTGAAGTCAACAAG GCAATTCAGGGAGTACATGGAGAATTTGCTGGAGTATCTTATTTACTTCTTTCAGAGGACTGAACCACTGCAAGATCTTGACAGAATCTTTTCCAAG GTTGAGGCTGAGTTTGAGGAGCAGTGGGCTAATGGCCAGGTACAAGGATGGGAAAAGCAAGGtcaagaaaatgaagatgatCCTGCGCAACATACCATGATTGACCTTGATTATTACAGTACAGTTGAAGAGCTTATGGAAGTGGGTCCAGAAAAGTTAAAGGAG GCTTTGGCATCATTAGGACTAAAAACTGGTGGTACTGTCCAGCAGCGTGCAGAGAGGCTTTTCCTAACCAAG CACACCCCTCTGGAAAAGCTGGACAAAAAACATTTTGCAAAAGGCTCACACGGACCTCGACAAAATGGGTCTACTGCAGTTTCACAAGACATTAACAGTCTGAAACATATTGCATTGATGGAGGCCAAGATGAAGAAACTCTCTGATTTACTGAGTAAG ACAATtgaacaaacaaaagaaaatgtggTAAAGAAGCAAGCATTGACGTATGAGGAAATGGAACAAGAACGTGAGGAG GAAGAGACACAAGTTGACACGGAaagtgatgatgaagatcaacaGATCTATAATCCTCTTAAATTGCCAATGGGTTGGGATGGCAAGCCTATACCTTACTGGCTTTACAAACTTCATGGTCTTGGTCAG GAGTTTAAGTGTGAGATTTGTGGGAACTACAGCTACTGGGGCCGTCGGGCTTTTGAGAGGCATTTCAAAGAATGGCGGCATCAGCATGGCATGCGATGCCTTGGTATTCCTAACACCAAGAACTTTAATGAAATCACCAATATTCAG GAAGCACAAGAATTGTGGGAGAAGATACGAGAACGGCAAGGAGTGAACAAGTGGCGTCCAGATCTTGAAGAAGAATACGAAGATAAAGAGGGCAACATTTATAACAAGAAGACGTATACCGATCTGCAGCGGCAGGGACTGATTTAA